A stretch of the Acidobacteriota bacterium genome encodes the following:
- a CDS encoding PQQ-like beta-propeller repeat protein, with translation MKFLLSSAFFCAFALLAITAGSTAPTTDWPQWRGPLRNGLSNEIGLLKQWPEKGPAVTWSITNLGEGYGSVAIRGDRVYVQGTSGTAGEAKSTIFCLNRTDGKPIWSVPFGARVEQDKGNGPRGTPTLDGDRLYVLTENGDLACLREKDGSRVWGKNILKEYNASNPRWLISESPLVDGNKLIVSPGGSGAGIVALDKMTGAEIWRAKELSDEAGYASCIIAEVGGVHSYINFTANAAVGVRASDGKLMWRYTKVANRVANCATPIFADNKVFFSSAYGTGGALLNLTAQDGEVKAQEIYFTKDMQNHHGGMVLVDGYLYGFNNAILTCIEFGTGKVMWKDRSVGKGSITYADGMLYLLGEKQMVGLAEANPKAYVEKGRFPINDRGWDSWAHPVVVGGKLYIRNQNELTCYDVKGK, from the coding sequence ATGAAGTTTTTACTTTCGTCTGCGTTCTTTTGCGCCTTCGCTTTGCTGGCGATCACGGCGGGCAGCACGGCGCCTACAACCGATTGGCCGCAGTGGCGTGGCCCGCTGCGCAACGGGTTATCGAATGAAATCGGATTGCTCAAGCAATGGCCTGAGAAAGGCCCGGCTGTGACCTGGTCAATTACAAATCTCGGCGAAGGTTACGGCTCCGTGGCGATTCGCGGTGACCGCGTTTACGTGCAGGGAACGAGCGGGACAGCGGGCGAAGCCAAGAGCACGATTTTCTGTTTGAACCGCACCGATGGAAAGCCGATCTGGTCAGTTCCGTTTGGGGCACGGGTAGAGCAGGACAAAGGCAATGGGCCGCGCGGCACGCCGACGCTGGATGGCGACAGGCTTTACGTGCTGACTGAAAACGGCGATCTGGCTTGCCTGCGCGAAAAGGACGGCTCGCGTGTGTGGGGCAAAAATATTCTGAAAGAGTATAACGCAAGCAATCCACGCTGGCTGATCAGCGAATCGCCGCTGGTGGACGGGAATAAGTTGATCGTCTCGCCCGGCGGCAGCGGCGCAGGGATCGTGGCCCTGGACAAGATGACCGGCGCTGAGATTTGGCGCGCGAAAGAGTTGAGTGATGAGGCGGGCTATGCCTCTTGCATCATCGCAGAGGTTGGCGGTGTGCACAGCTACATTAATTTCACGGCGAACGCGGCAGTCGGCGTGCGCGCCAGCGATGGCAAGCTGATGTGGCGCTACACGAAAGTCGCCAACCGCGTTGCCAACTGCGCAACACCGATTTTTGCAGACAACAAAGTCTTTTTCTCTTCGGCTTATGGCACGGGCGGAGCGTTACTCAACCTGACAGCGCAGGACGGTGAGGTCAAAGCGCAGGAAATCTACTTCACGAAGGACATGCAGAACCATCACGGCGGAATGGTTTTGGTTGATGGCTATCTATACGGCTTCAACAACGCAATTCTGACGTGCATCGAGTTCGGCACGGGCAAGGTGATGTGGAAAGATCGCAGCGTCGGCAAAGGCTCAATCACCTACGCTGACGGGATGTTGTATTTGCTCGGTGAAAAACAGATGGTCGGTCTGGCCGAAGCCAACCCCAAAGCCTACGTCGAAAAAGGGCGTTTTCCGATCAATGACCGAGGCTGGGATAGCTGGGCGCATCCGGTGGTCGTGGGCGGCAAACTTTACATCCGCAATCAGAATGAACTGACTTGCTATGACGTGAAGGGGAAATGA
- a CDS encoding alpha/beta fold hydrolase — MRPKPQTLFMIFLLLSVAVSAQTSGKRELPPLQIKEQGSFAVGGTVITNPGKFDPLRPTPDGQTLHGDHAYVFYQLPVKARRLPLVMWHGIGQFSKTWETTADGREGYQTIFLRRGFGVYLIDQPRRGNAGRSTQAATIAPTPDEQGWFGTFRLGIWPDFFPGVQFSRDPEALNQYFRQMTPNIGPIDGDVNARAVAALFDKIGPGILVTHSHSGGFGWRTAIKNQNVRAIVSYEPGSSFVFPEGEVPAPIQSSGGPLAAVGIPLAEFILLTKIPIVIYYGDFIPKEQIPNAGQDGWRARLEMARKWRDVVNKHGGDVTVVHLPEVGIKGNTHFPFSDLNNLQVADLMSAWLAKKGLDKYPAIRRGGNK; from the coding sequence ATGAGACCCAAACCGCAAACATTATTCATGATCTTCTTGCTTCTCTCTGTGGCCGTGAGCGCGCAGACGAGCGGAAAGCGCGAACTACCGCCGCTGCAAATCAAAGAGCAAGGTAGTTTCGCGGTCGGCGGAACGGTTATTACGAATCCAGGCAAGTTTGATCCCTTGCGTCCGACACCTGACGGGCAAACATTGCACGGCGATCATGCTTACGTGTTTTATCAGCTTCCGGTGAAGGCGCGTCGGCTTCCGCTGGTGATGTGGCACGGCATTGGGCAATTCTCGAAGACCTGGGAGACGACCGCGGACGGACGCGAAGGTTATCAAACCATTTTCCTGCGGCGTGGCTTCGGGGTTTATTTGATTGACCAACCGCGACGCGGGAACGCAGGGCGCAGCACGCAGGCCGCTACCATTGCGCCTACGCCGGACGAACAGGGATGGTTTGGCACGTTCCGGCTCGGCATCTGGCCCGATTTTTTCCCCGGCGTGCAGTTTTCGCGCGACCCGGAGGCGCTCAATCAATACTTCCGCCAAATGACCCCGAACATAGGCCCGATTGATGGTGACGTGAACGCGCGCGCCGTCGCGGCGCTTTTTGACAAGATAGGGCCTGGGATTCTTGTTACCCATTCGCACAGCGGCGGCTTTGGCTGGCGCACGGCCATTAAGAACCAAAACGTGCGCGCCATCGTCTCTTATGAACCGGGCAGCAGTTTCGTCTTCCCGGAAGGCGAAGTGCCCGCTCCGATTCAAAGTTCCGGTGGGCCGCTGGCAGCGGTGGGAATCCCGCTGGCGGAATTTATATTGCTGACTAAAATTCCCATCGTCATCTACTACGGCGATTTCATCCCCAAAGAACAAATACCAAACGCAGGGCAAGATGGATGGCGCGCCCGTTTGGAAATGGCGCGCAAATGGCGCGATGTAGTGAACAAGCACGGTGGTGATGTCACGGTCGTTCATTTGCCCGAAGTCGGTATTAAGGGCAACACGCATTTTCCCTTTTCTGATTTGAACAACCTGCAAGTCGCGGACTTAATGTCCGCGTGGCTTGCCAAGAAGGGGCTGGACAAATATCCGGCTATCCGCAGGGGCGGCAACAAATAA
- a CDS encoding carboxylesterase family protein: MHRKLFNALWLLAATLTLISSASAQEARKPEQASTIVKIDSGQLQGVESDGVISFKGIPFAAPPVGELRWRPPQPTPKWTGVRQATEFGRNCMQGRMGPPTGAGARPGAPAAQEPSEDCLYLNVWRPADSAARNLPVMVWIYGGGFVGGSSSSPNTSGVQFAKQGVVLVAMNYRVGRFGFFAFPALSKERPNENKGNYAYMDQIAALQWVRRNIAAFGGNPNNVTIFGFSAGGVSVHSMLASPQARGLFHKAIVESGGSRDSVLTARPMRADGVDPNYPVSAETIGIQFAKSMGIEGTDQAALAKLRSLSAEEVLRGAPPQPGANAPFYETTPILDGKLITETAETAYKARHQPHIPLMLGSNSADSAGNRIRSRTKEEFFARFGQWSAEAKAAYDPDGTTDLATIVSRANDDFGQAEPARFAANAFAANGSPVYLYRFSYVQTAMRQQARAGAPHGGEISFVFGTLGGGRGGAPTPEDLDVSRMAQSYWVNFARTGDPNGPGLPIWPRHVAGKDQIFDFRPDGSASASQDIRKARLDVMEKATDSGKRADP; this comes from the coding sequence ATGCATCGAAAATTATTCAACGCACTCTGGCTGCTCGCAGCTACCCTTACCCTTATTAGTTCAGCAAGTGCACAAGAAGCCCGCAAGCCAGAACAGGCGTCCACAATTGTGAAAATTGACAGCGGTCAGTTGCAAGGAGTCGAGTCCGATGGCGTGATTTCTTTCAAGGGCATTCCCTTTGCCGCGCCACCGGTCGGTGAGTTGCGGTGGCGTCCACCACAACCGACGCCGAAGTGGACGGGCGTGCGACAAGCCACAGAATTTGGCCGGAACTGTATGCAAGGACGAATGGGGCCGCCGACGGGTGCAGGAGCGCGCCCTGGTGCGCCTGCGGCACAAGAGCCGTCTGAGGATTGCCTGTATTTGAACGTCTGGCGTCCGGCTGATTCAGCCGCGCGCAATCTGCCTGTGATGGTTTGGATTTACGGCGGAGGTTTCGTGGGCGGTTCGAGTTCCTCGCCCAACACCTCCGGCGTTCAATTCGCCAAGCAGGGTGTCGTCCTTGTCGCCATGAACTATCGTGTCGGACGTTTCGGCTTCTTCGCGTTCCCTGCGTTGAGCAAAGAACGTCCCAATGAAAACAAGGGCAATTACGCGTACATGGATCAGATTGCCGCCTTGCAGTGGGTGCGGCGGAACATCGCCGCTTTTGGAGGGAATCCGAATAACGTCACCATCTTTGGCTTCTCGGCGGGTGGTGTCTCCGTCCACAGTATGCTTGCCTCGCCACAGGCGCGCGGCTTGTTCCACAAGGCGATTGTCGAATCGGGCGGCTCGCGGGACAGCGTGCTAACCGCCCGGCCAATGCGTGCGGACGGTGTTGACCCGAACTATCCGGTGTCAGCCGAGACCATCGGAATCCAGTTCGCGAAATCAATGGGGATCGAGGGGACAGACCAGGCCGCTCTGGCCAAATTGCGCAGCCTTAGCGCCGAAGAGGTTCTACGAGGCGCGCCGCCTCAGCCGGGAGCGAATGCGCCCTTCTACGAGACGACGCCGATTCTTGACGGCAAGTTGATCACGGAAACCGCGGAGACCGCCTACAAGGCTCGCCACCAGCCGCATATCCCGCTGATGCTTGGCAGCAACAGCGCCGATAGCGCGGGCAACCGGATCAGGTCGCGCACCAAGGAAGAGTTTTTTGCCCGATTCGGCCAGTGGAGCGCCGAGGCGAAGGCAGCCTACGATCCTGACGGAACAACCGACCTCGCCACGATAGTGTCGCGGGCCAACGACGACTTCGGCCAGGCCGAGCCTGCGCGCTTTGCCGCCAACGCGTTCGCGGCCAACGGTTCGCCGGTCTATCTGTATCGGTTCTCGTATGTTCAAACGGCGATGAGGCAACAGGCGCGAGCGGGGGCTCCACACGGCGGCGAAATCTCCTTTGTATTCGGCACGCTGGGCGGAGGCCGTGGCGGCGCACCAACACCAGAGGACTTGGATGTCTCGCGGATGGCGCAAAGCTATTGGGTCAACTTCGCCAGGACAGGCGATCCAAACGGCCCGGGACTACCTATTTGGCCGCGCCACGTCGCGGGCAAAGATCAAATCTTCGATTTTCGGCCCGATGGTTCCGCGAGTGCGAGTCAGGACATCCGCAAAGCACGGCTCGACGTGATGGAGAAGGCTACGGATTCGGGTAAGAGAGCCGACCCTTAG
- a CDS encoding carboxymuconolactone decarboxylase family protein: MKLLAATAITLSLFASANGQTNQAGATAKTGAATTASAQEAQTIRITHSSSQPPQMREAENFTGSVGVEPLLQANEPSRLAGARVTFAPGARTAWHSHPLGQTLIVAAGAGWVQQEGGEKQEIRVGDVVWTPPGVKHWHGATATDRLTHIALTEQQPDGKRVEWMEKVSDAQYNAPVKVQVVPPPVRLSTTNNRPSARAMGDFAPKLAEITDDVLYADVWERPQLSRRDRSLVTVAALIAMNRPDQLRSHIARARANGVSKEEVVETITQMAFYAGWPNAVSALAVAREVFQQNQ, encoded by the coding sequence ATGAAACTGCTCGCCGCGACTGCAATAACGCTTTCTCTGTTCGCTTCGGCAAATGGCCAGACAAATCAGGCGGGAGCCACCGCAAAGACTGGCGCTGCCACAACTGCATCCGCTCAGGAGGCGCAGACAATCAGAATCACGCACAGCAGTTCGCAACCGCCGCAGATGAGAGAGGCCGAAAACTTCACGGGTTCCGTTGGTGTCGAACCGCTTTTGCAGGCGAATGAACCATCTCGCCTGGCTGGCGCTCGCGTCACCTTTGCGCCGGGCGCGCGAACCGCGTGGCACTCCCATCCATTGGGGCAAACGCTGATTGTGGCGGCGGGCGCGGGCTGGGTGCAGCAGGAAGGCGGTGAAAAGCAGGAAATCAGAGTGGGTGATGTTGTGTGGACGCCGCCGGGCGTGAAGCACTGGCACGGCGCAACCGCTACAGATCGCCTGACGCACATCGCCCTGACCGAACAACAGCCCGATGGCAAACGCGTCGAGTGGATGGAAAAAGTCAGCGATGCGCAGTACAACGCGCCGGTTAAAGTGCAAGTGGTTCCTCCGCCAGTGCGTCTTTCCACGACGAACAACAGACCTTCGGCAAGGGCGATGGGCGATTTTGCGCCCAAGCTGGCCGAGATTACCGATGACGTGCTTTATGCCGATGTCTGGGAACGTCCGCAGCTCTCAAGGCGTGACCGCAGCTTAGTGACAGTAGCCGCGTTGATTGCCATGAATCGCCCAGACCAGCTTCGCTCACACATCGCACGCGCACGTGCGAACGGCGTAAGCAAAGAGGAAGTGGTCGAGACCATTACTCAGATGGCGTTTTACGCGGGCTGGCCAAATGCGGTGAGCGCCCTTGCCGTAGCCAGAGAAGTTTTTCAGCAGAATCAGTAA
- a CDS encoding aldo/keto reductase — MQNRKLGKSDLEVSAIGYGCMGLSYGYGPATDRQEGIKLIRAAVERGVTFFDTAEAYGPFTNEELVGEALAPFREQVVIATKFGFGIKPDGTRYGLDSRPEHVKQAAEASLKRLKVETIDLLYQHRVDPNVPIEDVAGAVKDLVREGKVKHFGLSEAGANTIRRAHAIQPVAAIQNEYSLWTRDPEPEILPLCGELGIGFVPWSPLGQGFLTGKINTTTKFDSSDFRVSFPRFTPEALKANQALVDLLGQIAARKQATPAQIALAWLLARKPWIVPIPGTTKLNRLEENLGAADVELTREDLHEIERAASQITVQGDRLPQEILKLSGR, encoded by the coding sequence ATGCAGAACCGAAAATTGGGAAAGAGTGACCTGGAAGTGTCAGCCATCGGATACGGCTGTATGGGACTGAGCTACGGCTATGGCCCGGCGACTGACCGGCAGGAAGGAATCAAGTTAATTCGGGCGGCAGTCGAGCGTGGCGTGACTTTTTTTGACACGGCGGAAGCATACGGTCCCTTCACGAATGAGGAACTGGTGGGGGAAGCGCTGGCTCCCTTCCGTGAACAAGTGGTGATCGCCACGAAATTCGGGTTCGGGATCAAGCCGGACGGAACGCGATATGGCCTGGACAGTCGCCCGGAACACGTCAAGCAGGCCGCCGAGGCATCGCTCAAGCGGCTGAAGGTCGAGACGATTGATTTGCTCTATCAACACCGAGTTGACCCGAACGTGCCGATCGAAGACGTGGCGGGGGCGGTGAAGGACCTGGTTCGTGAAGGCAAGGTCAAACACTTCGGACTTTCCGAAGCGGGCGCCAACACGATTCGGCGCGCGCACGCGATTCAGCCGGTCGCCGCAATCCAGAACGAATACTCGCTGTGGACCAGAGACCCGGAGCCGGAAATCTTGCCGCTTTGCGGAGAGCTTGGCATCGGCTTTGTGCCCTGGAGTCCACTTGGGCAGGGATTTCTGACGGGGAAGATCAACACGACGACGAAGTTCGACAGCTCCGACTTCCGCGTCTCGTTTCCGCGTTTCACTCCGGAAGCGCTAAAAGCCAATCAGGCTCTGGTTGACCTGCTGGGCCAGATTGCCGCGCGGAAACAGGCGACGCCTGCTCAAATCGCGCTCGCGTGGTTACTTGCCCGGAAGCCTTGGATCGTGCCGATTCCCGGCACCACGAAACTAAACCGCCTGGAAGAGAATCTTGGCGCTGCCGATGTCGAACTGACGCGGGAAGACCTACACGAAATTGAGCGCGCCGCATCACAAATCACGGTGCAGGGAGATCGGCTTCCCCAGGAAATTCTCAAACTCAGCGGCCGCTGA